One window of the Candidatus Microbacterium colombiense genome contains the following:
- a CDS encoding ABC-F family ATP-binding cassette domain-containing protein, with product MAHLLGAEALHLEYPTRIVFDSVTLGIEEGDRIGIVGRNGDGKSSLLGMLAGRKEPNSGRVTVRGGTTIGVLDQADTLPDDLTISEAVVGDTPEYEWAGDARVRDVIEGLLKDLPWDAEIGSLSGGQRRRVSLAKLLTGDWDVIALDEPTNHLDVEAVTWLAGHLKKRWAPNSGALMVVTHDRWFLDEISTETWEVHDRIVEPFEGGYAAYILQRVERDRMSAATEAKRQNLAKKELAWLRRGAPARTAKPKFRIDAANELIADVPEIRDKVSLQSLAVSRLGKDVVDLLDVGVTYPAADGGEKVVLKDVEWRIAPGERTGILGVNGAGKSTLLGLISGTVQPTSGRVKRGTTVVVKTLTQRLDELEQHWKDPVRVVISGLRTSYTMGAGSKAQDLTPGQLLERLGFSSAQLSTPVKDLSGGQQRRLQLLLVLLDQPNVLILDEPTNDLDTDMLAAIEDLLDSWSGTLLVVSHDRYFLERVTDQQFAILDGHLRHLPGGVEEYLRLRQLQDSTSAKGQTVKAATATAAQTATGLDGAALRAAQKEVSSLERRIQKLTQQVDAAKQALAEHDQSDYTGLGAKTAAIAEKQGEIEELELRWFELTEQLD from the coding sequence ATGGCACATCTTCTCGGGGCCGAGGCCCTTCATCTCGAATATCCCACTCGAATCGTCTTCGACTCCGTCACCCTCGGCATCGAGGAGGGCGACCGGATCGGCATCGTCGGGCGCAACGGCGACGGCAAATCGAGCCTGCTCGGGATGCTGGCCGGACGCAAGGAGCCCAACTCGGGTCGCGTCACCGTGCGCGGCGGCACCACGATCGGCGTGCTCGACCAGGCCGACACGCTCCCTGACGACCTCACCATCAGCGAGGCGGTCGTCGGCGACACCCCGGAGTACGAGTGGGCCGGCGACGCGCGCGTCCGCGATGTGATCGAGGGTCTGCTGAAGGATCTGCCGTGGGATGCCGAGATCGGCTCCCTCAGCGGTGGCCAGCGCCGACGGGTCTCCCTGGCGAAGCTGCTGACCGGCGACTGGGACGTGATCGCACTCGACGAGCCGACCAACCACCTCGACGTCGAGGCGGTCACATGGCTGGCCGGACACCTCAAGAAGCGGTGGGCGCCCAACTCCGGCGCACTCATGGTGGTCACGCACGACCGGTGGTTCCTCGACGAGATCTCCACCGAGACCTGGGAGGTGCACGACCGCATCGTCGAGCCCTTCGAAGGTGGCTATGCGGCCTACATCCTCCAGCGCGTAGAGCGCGACCGCATGTCGGCGGCGACAGAGGCGAAGCGTCAGAACCTCGCCAAGAAGGAGCTCGCCTGGTTGCGTCGCGGCGCCCCGGCTCGCACCGCCAAGCCGAAGTTCCGCATCGATGCGGCCAACGAGCTCATCGCCGATGTACCCGAGATCCGCGACAAGGTGTCGCTGCAGTCCCTCGCGGTGTCCCGTCTGGGCAAGGACGTCGTCGACCTGCTCGACGTGGGTGTGACCTACCCCGCGGCGGACGGCGGCGAGAAGGTCGTCCTGAAAGACGTCGAGTGGCGCATCGCACCGGGGGAGCGCACCGGCATCCTCGGCGTGAACGGCGCAGGCAAGTCCACGCTGCTCGGACTCATCTCCGGAACGGTGCAGCCGACGTCCGGCCGCGTCAAGCGCGGCACGACCGTCGTCGTGAAGACCCTCACCCAGCGCCTCGACGAGCTCGAGCAGCACTGGAAGGATCCGGTGCGCGTCGTGATCTCGGGCCTGCGCACCTCGTACACGATGGGCGCGGGCTCCAAGGCGCAGGATCTCACTCCCGGCCAGCTGCTCGAACGCCTCGGCTTCTCGTCCGCACAGCTCTCCACTCCGGTGAAGGACCTCTCGGGCGGTCAGCAGCGGCGCCTCCAGCTGCTGCTCGTGCTGCTCGACCAGCCCAATGTGCTGATCCTCGATGAGCCCACCAACGACCTCGACACCGACATGCTGGCCGCCATCGAGGATCTGCTCGACTCCTGGTCGGGCACGCTGCTCGTCGTCAGCCACGACCGCTACTTCCTGGAGCGTGTGACCGACCAGCAGTTCGCGATCCTCGACGGGCACCTGCGCCACCTTCCCGGGGGTGTGGAGGAGTACCTGCGCCTGCGCCAGCTGCAGGACTCGACCTCGGCGAAGGGGCAGACGGTCAAGGCCGCGACGGCCACCGCCGCACAGACGGCTACCGGTCTCGATGGCGCCGCGTTGCGCGCCGCGCAGAAGGAGGTCTCCTCCCTGGAGCGGCGCATCCAGAAGCTCACGCAGCAGGTGGATGCGGCCAAACAGGCGCTCGCGGAGCACGACCAGTCGGACTACACGGGTCTCGGCGCCAAGACGGCGGCGATCGCGGAGAAGCAGGGCGAGATCGAAGAGCTGGAGCTGCGCTGGTTCGAGCTCACGGAGCAGCTGGACTGA